The Euleptes europaea isolate rEulEur1 chromosome 2, rEulEur1.hap1, whole genome shotgun sequence genome has a segment encoding these proteins:
- the STK38 gene encoding serine/threonine-protein kinase 38 — translation MAMTGPAPCSSMSNHTKERVTMTKVTLENFYSNLIAQHEEREMRQKKLEKVMEEEGLKDEEKRIRRSAHARKETEFLRLKRTRLGLEDFESLKVIGRGAFGEVRLVQKKDTGHVYAMKILRKADMLEKEQVGHIRAERDILVEADSLWVVKMFYSFQDKLNLYLIMEFLPGGDMMTLLMKKDTLTEEETQFYIAETVLAIDSIHQLGFIHRDIKPDNLLLDSKGHVKLSDFGLCTGLKKAHRTEFYRNLSHSLPSDFTFQNMNSKRKAETWKRNRRQLAFSTVGTPDYIAPEVFMQTGYNKLCDWWSLGVIMYEMLIGYPPFCSETPQETYKKVMNWKETLIFPPEVPISERAKDLILRFCCEWEHRIGAPGVEEIKTNHFFEGVDWEHIRERPAAISIEIKSIDDTSNFDEFPESDILKPAVTTSNHPETDYKNKDWVFINYTYKRFEGLTARGAIPSYMKAGK, via the exons ATGGCAATGACCGGTCCAGCACCTTGCTCGTCCATGAGCAATCACACCAAGGAACGAGTTACAATGACAAAAGTGACTCTAGAAAATTTCTACAGCAATCTGATTGCACAGCATGAAGAACGGGAAATGAG ACAAAAGAAATTAGAAaaagtgatggaagaagaagGCTTAAAAGATGAAGAG aaaagaaTCAGGAGGTCAGCACATGCTCGAAAAGAAACAGAGTTTCTGCGCCTAAAAAGGACAAGACTTGGGTTGGAAGATTTTGAGTCTTTAAAAGTAATAGGCAGAGGAGCATTTGGAGAG GTACGGCTTGTTCAGAAAAAAGACACAGGGCATGTATACGCAATGAAAATCTTACGCAAAGCAGACATGCTTGAAAAAGAACAG GTTGGCCATATTCGGGCAGAGCGTGACATTCTCGTGGAGGCAGACAGTTTGTGGGTTGTAAAAATGTTCTATAGCTTTCAGGATAAGCTAAACCTCTACCTAATAATGGAGTTCCTTCCTGGAG GAGACATGATGACATTACTGATGAAAAAAGATACCCTGACAGAAGAGGAGACTCAGTTTTACATTGCAGAGACTGTGCTAGCTATTGATTCAATTCATCAGCTGGGTTTTATTCATCGTGATATCAAGCCAGATAATCTCCTTTTGGACAGTAAA GGGCACGTGAAGCTATCAGACTTCGGTCTCTGCACTGGGCTAAAGAAAGCTCATAGAACTGAGTTCTATAGAAATTTGAGCCACAGTCTTCCCAGCGACTTTA CTTTTCAGAATATGAATTCCAAAAGGAAAGCAGAGACTTGGAAAAGAAACCGACGGCAGTTG GCTTTCTCTACTGTGGGAACTCCAGATTATATTGCTCCAGAGGTCTTCATGCAGACTGGCTATAATAAACTGTGTGACTGGTGGTCACTTGGGGTCATTATGTACGAGATGCTAATTG GTTATCCTCCTTTCTGCTCAGAGACTCCTCAAGAAACATATAAGAAAGTGATGAATTGGAAAGAGACTCTAATATTCCCTCCAGAAGTTCCAATCTCTGAAAGAGCTAAAGATCTTATTCTAAG atTTTGCTGTGAATGGGAACACCGAATCGGTGCCCCAGGTGTTGAAGAAATCAAAACAAACCATTTTTTTGAAGGGGTCGACTGGGAGCATATCAG GGAGAGGCCTGCTGCAATATCAATAGAAATTAAAAGTATTGACGATACTTCAAACTTTGATGAATTTCCAGAATCTGATATTCTTAAACCAGCAG